The Leucobacter sp. UCMA 4100 genome window below encodes:
- a CDS encoding SseB family protein — MAIKKLPSTGDMPRSTGVPESLVPGGAHDSAGFTWEGRTFDHHGTAFADDTGETPGAVSNAIAAVRDCVAQLAEEGDAEKQASLLATLAEAHANVVAVCSGERFLVPLITEAGDFGLTPEGKVVEKSQELSIVTVKAPDGRGAMPVFTSVAAMQAWNAESRPIPVPGAQVALAAAQEETDLVIIDPGQEATEFAVRRPLLEAFALGTAVLPSWADPEVQEAFAASVTDEPHVRHVVLAPGDPAGRLRGPETSVGLVLEPGLDQQALQELLGRLQERWAADERIAHSVDAIGVKLHSA; from the coding sequence ATGGCGATCAAGAAGCTGCCCTCGACGGGCGATATGCCGAGGTCAACCGGTGTTCCCGAGAGCCTCGTTCCGGGCGGCGCACACGATTCGGCCGGGTTCACCTGGGAAGGGCGAACCTTCGACCACCATGGCACCGCGTTTGCCGATGACACGGGTGAAACCCCGGGGGCAGTGAGCAACGCGATCGCCGCGGTGCGTGACTGCGTCGCACAGCTTGCCGAAGAGGGTGACGCTGAAAAGCAGGCCAGCCTCTTGGCAACATTGGCTGAGGCGCACGCCAACGTTGTCGCCGTGTGCTCGGGAGAACGTTTTCTCGTTCCACTCATTACGGAGGCGGGCGATTTCGGCCTGACGCCAGAGGGCAAGGTCGTCGAGAAATCGCAGGAGCTTTCGATCGTGACCGTGAAAGCCCCCGACGGACGCGGCGCCATGCCGGTGTTCACCTCGGTTGCCGCGATGCAAGCGTGGAACGCTGAGAGCAGGCCCATTCCCGTTCCCGGTGCCCAGGTCGCGCTTGCTGCAGCCCAAGAAGAAACCGACCTCGTCATCATCGACCCGGGCCAAGAAGCAACCGAATTTGCCGTCAGGCGGCCACTGCTCGAAGCCTTCGCCCTCGGCACAGCGGTACTGCCTTCGTGGGCAGACCCCGAGGTGCAGGAGGCGTTTGCCGCGTCGGTCACCGACGAGCCTCACGTTCGTCACGTTGTGCTCGCACCAGGCGATCCCGCGGGCCGTTTGCGAGGGCCAGAAACCTCGGTGGGGCTCGTGCTCGAGCCAGGTCTTGACCAGCAGGCACTGCAGGAACTGCTCGGCAGGCTCCAAGAACGCTGGGCCGCAGACGAGCGCATCGCGCACTCGGTCGATGCGATCGGTGTGAAACTGCACAGCGCCTAA
- a CDS encoding branched-chain amino acid transporter permease — protein sequence MTQTIYFIVAIAIAGAITVLLRALPFAILSKLRKATFVKKLGQWMPVGIMLILAAVTFFGELTARPATWWITVASLAVTIAVHYLTKRKTMWSVLVGTACYVTLLAFFG from the coding sequence ATGACGCAAACGATCTACTTCATCGTGGCAATCGCCATCGCAGGCGCCATCACAGTACTGCTGCGGGCTCTCCCCTTCGCGATTCTCTCGAAGCTTCGCAAGGCGACCTTCGTAAAAAAACTTGGGCAGTGGATGCCCGTGGGCATCATGCTCATTCTCGCCGCGGTCACCTTTTTCGGTGAGCTCACGGCCCGCCCGGCAACGTGGTGGATCACGGTCGCGAGTCTCGCGGTCACCATCGCCGTGCACTACCTGACGAAGCGCAAGACCATGTGGAGCGTGCTCGTTGGCACTGCGTGCTACGTGACGTTGCTCGCGTTCTTCGGCTAA
- a CDS encoding AzlC family ABC transporter permease, protein MSLTDAPETRPEQIRAGLRDSLSVGLGIFPLGIGLGFLVIQSALPWWVAPALSIGIFAGSVEFLMVGLLAAGASLATIAVTVFAVNFRHVFYAFSFPVHLTKPGIGRAYSVYAMIDEAYATAVMVPASQNSGPRLLSMQIACHSYWVGGSLLGVWLASALPQTLEGFEFALVALFTVMTLDAFRGKRELTSTLLAGVSVAFALVAAPGSAMIVALSVFFVLLTARYLLLRRGGLPRTSEDNESNDGSDQ, encoded by the coding sequence TTGTCACTCACCGATGCTCCCGAGACCCGCCCCGAACAGATCAGGGCGGGTCTTCGTGATTCCCTCTCGGTCGGCCTCGGCATCTTCCCGCTCGGCATCGGCCTCGGTTTTCTCGTCATACAGTCGGCGTTGCCCTGGTGGGTGGCCCCCGCGCTCTCGATCGGCATCTTCGCCGGTTCGGTCGAGTTTCTCATGGTCGGCCTGCTCGCGGCAGGCGCTTCCCTCGCGACGATCGCGGTGACCGTTTTTGCCGTGAACTTTCGGCACGTCTTCTACGCCTTCTCCTTTCCCGTGCACCTCACGAAACCGGGCATCGGCCGCGCCTACTCGGTGTACGCCATGATTGACGAGGCGTACGCTACGGCGGTTATGGTGCCCGCCTCGCAGAATTCAGGCCCGCGACTACTCTCAATGCAGATCGCCTGCCACAGCTACTGGGTTGGCGGATCGCTGCTTGGCGTGTGGCTCGCGAGCGCCCTGCCCCAAACGCTCGAGGGCTTCGAATTTGCCCTCGTTGCGCTCTTCACCGTCATGACGCTCGACGCGTTTCGTGGCAAGCGCGAGCTCACCTCAACGCTGCTCGCGGGCGTCTCAGTCGCTTTTGCGCTCGTCGCAGCGCCAGGTAGCGCGATGATCGTTGCTCTCTCAGTCTTCTTTGTCCTGCTTACCGCACGCTATCTCCTGCTGCGTCGCGGCGGCCTGCCGAGGACGAGTGAAGACAACGAGTCGAACGATGGGAGTGACCAATGA
- a CDS encoding DUF1844 domain-containing protein encodes MSDQQVPDSTTVDQDSYEESVADATRDIADVAAVEVITTAAVHLLSAAAVKCGLADDPENQTDLAEARKLITSLAGLITAAAPEISDSHARSLRDGLRSVQLAFREASPIPDAVGQGPGEKWTGPVY; translated from the coding sequence ATGAGCGATCAGCAGGTTCCCGATTCCACGACGGTAGATCAGGATTCATACGAAGAGAGCGTGGCCGACGCCACACGCGACATTGCCGACGTTGCCGCCGTCGAGGTCATCACGACCGCTGCGGTTCACCTGCTGAGCGCCGCAGCGGTCAAGTGCGGCCTCGCAGACGACCCAGAGAACCAGACTGACCTTGCCGAAGCGCGCAAGCTCATCACCTCGCTCGCCGGGCTCATCACCGCGGCCGCCCCCGAGATCAGCGACTCGCACGCGCGCAGCCTGCGCGACGGCCTGCGCTCGGTTCAGCTGGCATTCCGCGAGGCCTCACCGATTCCCGACGCCGTTGGCCAGGGCCCCGGCGAGAAGTGGACCGGCCCGGTCTACTAA
- the infC gene encoding translation initiation factor IF-3: MSETRINDRIRVPEVRLVGPKGDQVGVVPIGTALRLAQEADLDLVEVAPNSKPPVAKIMDYGKYKYEQAQKAKESRRNQANTVLKEVRFRLKIDTHDYETKLKRAVGFLSQGDKVKAMIQFRGREQQRPQMGVDLLHKFAEEIAEYGVVESSPRIDGRNMVMVVAPLKNKSEAKAEQNARRAEAKAARRETKSHEQEEASAE, encoded by the coding sequence ATCAGCGAAACCCGCATCAACGACCGTATCCGCGTCCCAGAAGTCCGCTTGGTTGGCCCCAAGGGAGACCAGGTGGGCGTGGTGCCGATCGGTACTGCCCTGCGCCTTGCGCAGGAAGCCGATCTCGATCTCGTCGAGGTTGCCCCGAACTCAAAGCCGCCCGTTGCCAAGATCATGGACTACGGCAAGTACAAGTACGAACAGGCCCAGAAGGCGAAAGAATCACGCCGCAACCAGGCAAACACCGTACTTAAAGAGGTTCGCTTTCGTCTGAAGATCGACACGCATGATTACGAAACAAAGTTGAAGCGTGCCGTTGGTTTTCTCTCGCAGGGCGACAAGGTGAAAGCCATGATTCAGTTTCGAGGCCGCGAGCAGCAGCGCCCCCAGATGGGTGTCGACCTGCTTCACAAATTTGCCGAAGAGATCGCCGAGTACGGTGTAGTCGAGTCATCGCCCCGCATTGACGGGCGCAACATGGTGATGGTGGTTGCTCCGCTCAAGAACAAATCTGAAGCAAAAGCAGAGCAGAACGCTCGTCGCGCCGAGGCGAAGGCAGCTCGCCGTGAGACCAAGTCTCACGAGCAAGAAGAAGCCTCAGCCGAGTAA
- the rpmI gene encoding 50S ribosomal protein L35 translates to MPKQKTHSGAKKRFKVTGTGKIMKQQAGMRHNLEVKASKRKRRLNAETVLAPGDANQAKRLLVRK, encoded by the coding sequence ATGCCGAAGCAGAAGACCCACTCCGGAGCCAAGAAGCGTTTCAAGGTCACCGGAACTGGGAAGATCATGAAGCAGCAGGCAGGCATGCGCCACAACCTCGAGGTTAAGGCTTCGAAGCGCAAGCGCCGCCTGAACGCTGAGACCGTTCTTGCCCCGGGCGATGCGAACCAGGCTAAGCGCCTTCTCGTTCGCAAGTAG
- the rplT gene encoding 50S ribosomal protein L20 — protein sequence MARVKRAVNAQKKRRTTLERASGYRGQRSRLYRKAKEQLLHSHVYSYNDRRKKKGDFRRLWIQRINAGARANGLTYNRFIQGLGLAGVEVDRRMLAELAVNDQAAFAALVEVAKKALPADTSAPKAA from the coding sequence ATGGCAAGAGTAAAACGCGCCGTCAACGCTCAGAAGAAGCGTCGCACTACCCTTGAACGCGCCTCGGGATACCGCGGCCAGCGTTCACGCCTGTACCGTAAGGCGAAGGAGCAGCTGCTCCACTCGCACGTATACAGCTACAACGACCGCCGCAAGAAGAAGGGCGACTTCCGTCGTCTCTGGATTCAGCGCATCAACGCCGGCGCTCGCGCAAACGGCCTCACCTACAACCGCTTCATCCAGGGCCTCGGCCTCGCGGGTGTTGAGGTTGACCGCCGCATGCTCGCAGAGCTCGCGGTAAACGACCAGGCAGCATTCGCCGCCCTCGTTGAGGTTGCCAAGAAGGCTCTTCCCGCCGACACTTCGGCACCGAAGGCTGCGTAA
- a CDS encoding TrmH family RNA methyltransferase: MNHDILDNPKAPRIKRLSQLLTKKQRVITGTFLVEGPQAVEELLAHRPGEAETVFVRYDGSGFPNIERLAEEQGVEVLLATPQVIAALSDTVTPQGVVAVARMAEADLVSVLKDAKLVAIMHEVRDPGNAGTVLRAADAAGADAVVFAGESIDPWNPKVVRSTTGSLFHLPVVTGVTLEEATEAATAAGLTTIAADVRGDDLSPSDESLAGPVAWVFGNEAHGLSEADRARAERSLRLPIFGAAESLNLATAASVCLYTTAFAQRQGS, from the coding sequence GTGAACCACGACATTCTTGATAACCCCAAAGCCCCACGAATCAAACGCCTCTCTCAGCTGCTCACGAAGAAGCAGCGGGTGATCACCGGAACGTTTCTCGTCGAGGGCCCGCAGGCCGTTGAAGAACTGCTCGCTCACCGCCCGGGGGAGGCCGAGACGGTCTTCGTACGGTACGACGGCTCGGGGTTTCCGAACATCGAGCGCCTCGCAGAGGAACAGGGCGTCGAGGTCTTGCTCGCAACGCCCCAGGTGATCGCGGCGCTGAGCGACACCGTGACCCCGCAGGGCGTCGTTGCGGTCGCGCGCATGGCCGAGGCTGATCTCGTGTCAGTGCTCAAGGACGCCAAGCTCGTCGCGATCATGCACGAGGTGCGCGATCCCGGTAACGCCGGAACGGTGCTGCGCGCTGCCGACGCTGCTGGCGCCGACGCCGTGGTATTTGCCGGCGAGAGCATCGACCCGTGGAACCCCAAGGTCGTACGTTCGACGACCGGTTCACTCTTTCACCTCCCGGTCGTGACCGGTGTGACGCTCGAAGAAGCCACCGAGGCTGCAACCGCAGCAGGCCTCACCACGATCGCCGCCGACGTTCGAGGCGACGACCTGAGCCCGAGCGACGAATCGCTCGCGGGCCCCGTCGCCTGGGTCTTCGGGAACGAGGCGCACGGCCTCAGCGAAGCCGACCGCGCTCGTGCCGAGCGCTCGCTGCGCCTGCCGATCTTCGGGGCCGCAGAGTCGCTGAACCTCGCGACGGCCGCGTCGGTGTGCCTGTACACGACGGCTTTCGCGCAGCGGCAGGGCAGCTAG
- a CDS encoding Dyp-type peroxidase: MTSLSRRALLGTTLAGVSAPAVIAASSRPLFAGGTPEERLFGEELVSATGPHQAGITTAPTAHLRYLAFTLKKSTDAAALERMFRILTADIEALTEGRSPLADTEPELAELPAFLTVTVGVGPDLVKRVPGATVPKWLGPLPAFEHDELSPDYEGGDLVLQLASDDPTSLAHAARMLLKSVRTFADPHWRQDGFRRARGTEPQHRTMRNLMGQVDGTTNPSPEDDDFDELVWVADGWLAGGTAMVFRRIRMELETWDRVDRRAREEAMGRDLAVGAPLTGEEEFDEPDWDAKDSLGFHVIPNYSHIRRARSEDPKERIYRRAVNYDDGDEQGLLFVCFQADPLKQFVPIQERLDELDIMNEWITHVGSAVFAVLPGWKPGGMLGETLLKA; encoded by the coding sequence ATGACTAGCCTCTCGAGGCGCGCTCTGCTCGGCACGACACTCGCGGGGGTCTCGGCCCCCGCGGTGATCGCTGCCTCGTCCCGCCCGCTCTTCGCGGGCGGGACGCCTGAAGAGCGATTGTTCGGCGAAGAGCTCGTGAGTGCAACAGGCCCGCACCAGGCGGGCATCACCACCGCCCCCACCGCGCACCTCAGGTACCTCGCGTTCACGCTCAAGAAGAGCACCGACGCTGCGGCGCTCGAGCGCATGTTCCGAATTCTCACGGCTGACATCGAGGCGCTCACCGAGGGCCGCTCGCCGCTCGCTGACACCGAGCCTGAGCTTGCCGAGCTTCCCGCTTTCCTGACCGTGACGGTTGGCGTTGGTCCCGATCTCGTAAAGCGTGTCCCTGGCGCAACCGTGCCAAAGTGGCTCGGCCCCCTCCCTGCCTTCGAGCATGACGAGCTGAGCCCAGACTACGAGGGCGGCGACCTCGTGCTGCAGCTCGCCTCCGATGACCCAACAAGCCTCGCTCACGCGGCCCGAATGCTGCTTAAGAGCGTGCGAACCTTCGCCGATCCGCACTGGCGTCAAGACGGCTTTCGCCGTGCCCGCGGAACCGAGCCCCAACACCGCACCATGCGTAATCTCATGGGGCAGGTCGACGGCACCACGAACCCCTCACCCGAAGACGATGACTTCGATGAACTCGTGTGGGTTGCTGATGGCTGGCTCGCAGGCGGGACCGCGATGGTCTTTCGTCGCATTCGCATGGAACTCGAGACGTGGGATCGCGTCGACCGCCGCGCCCGCGAAGAGGCGATGGGCCGCGATCTCGCGGTCGGCGCCCCGCTCACCGGCGAAGAGGAATTCGATGAGCCTGACTGGGATGCGAAAGACTCGCTCGGTTTTCACGTGATCCCGAACTACTCGCACATTCGCCGCGCGCGCTCTGAGGATCCCAAGGAGCGCATCTACCGCCGCGCCGTGAACTACGACGACGGCGACGAGCAGGGCCTCCTGTTCGTCTGCTTCCAGGCTGACCCGCTCAAGCAGTTCGTACCGATCCAAGAGCGGCTCGACGAGCTCGACATCATGAACGAGTGGATCACTCACGTCGGCTCTGCCGTCTTCGCCGTGTTGCCAGGTTGGAAACCCGGCGGCATGCTCGGCGAGACCCTGCTCAAGGCGTAG
- a CDS encoding copper chaperone PCu(A)C, giving the protein MNKTFTTRALTFAALLALPLSLTACATEAEDTEKAPAASQQDVAKTESGIEFVEPWAKAADGMSGVFGTLKNTSDEEVTLVSASSPRADLVELHETTMVDGKMIMREIDGGFVIPAGESYVLEPGEHHIMLMELDSELLPGEVLPLTLEFSNGETMTLDLDVREFAGADEDYGDLEHGDHDEHADQGDHGDHSDQEGHEGHSEESHD; this is encoded by the coding sequence ATGAATAAGACCTTTACAACCCGTGCCCTTACCTTCGCAGCGCTCCTCGCTCTGCCGCTCTCGCTGACCGCGTGCGCGACCGAAGCCGAAGATACCGAGAAGGCACCAGCGGCGTCGCAGCAAGACGTCGCAAAGACCGAGTCGGGCATTGAGTTCGTTGAGCCGTGGGCGAAGGCAGCCGACGGCATGAGCGGCGTGTTCGGCACGCTCAAGAACACCTCTGACGAAGAGGTCACGCTCGTGAGCGCATCGTCGCCGCGCGCAGACCTTGTCGAGCTGCACGAGACCACCATGGTTGACGGCAAGATGATCATGCGCGAGATCGACGGCGGCTTCGTGATTCCCGCGGGAGAGAGCTACGTGCTCGAGCCAGGCGAACACCACATCATGCTCATGGAGCTCGACTCAGAACTGCTCCCCGGCGAGGTTCTGCCACTCACCCTCGAGTTCTCGAACGGGGAGACCATGACGCTCGACCTTGACGTGCGCGAGTTCGCGGGCGCCGATGAAGATTACGGCGACCTCGAGCACGGTGACCACGACGAGCACGCAGATCAAGGTGACCACGGTGACCACAGCGATCAGGAGGGCCACGAGGGCCACTCAGAGGAGAGCCATGACTAG
- a CDS encoding copper resistance CopC family protein, whose protein sequence is MTMTMKHPALRHPNDRGLAARLLSVRTMVLTVLTLGLIPAMFLFGQSQANAHDVLVDQTPHNGEILDTAPETITLSYNNELLDAGTGTSIITVSDADGNDLDFGFPEVIGRDAVLTLGDLEDGAYRAVWTVVSSDGHRIAGEFFFGVGDVTSDDLTALQEKTASAGADQEESQTDEGDAEKSEDNASQLSPVAITGMAIAGVGIVVLAGVMFWRKSKRSL, encoded by the coding sequence ATGACGATGACTATGAAGCACCCCGCCCTCAGGCACCCGAATGACCGGGGCCTCGCAGCACGGTTGCTCTCAGTGCGCACGATGGTACTCACCGTGCTCACACTCGGGCTCATTCCCGCAATGTTCCTGTTCGGCCAGTCACAAGCCAACGCGCACGACGTGCTCGTTGACCAGACACCGCACAACGGTGAAATTCTCGACACCGCACCCGAAACCATCACGCTCTCGTACAACAACGAGCTGCTTGATGCGGGCACCGGCACGAGCATCATCACCGTCAGCGATGCCGACGGCAACGACCTCGATTTCGGGTTTCCCGAGGTCATTGGTCGAGACGCCGTGCTGACGCTCGGTGACCTCGAAGATGGCGCATACCGCGCCGTGTGGACGGTCGTTTCAAGCGATGGCCACCGCATTGCCGGAGAGTTTTTCTTCGGTGTAGGCGATGTGACGAGCGATGATCTCACCGCGCTGCAAGAGAAAACGGCCTCGGCCGGAGCCGACCAAGAAGAGAGCCAGACCGACGAGGGCGACGCTGAGAAGAGCGAAGACAACGCCTCACAGCTCTCCCCCGTCGCCATCACCGGAATGGCCATTGCCGGAGTGGGCATCGTTGTGCTCGCCGGTGTGATGTTTTGGCGCAAGAGCAAACGCTCACTCTAA